The following coding sequences are from one Zalophus californianus isolate mZalCal1 chromosome 5, mZalCal1.pri.v2, whole genome shotgun sequence window:
- the LOC113929476 gene encoding protein S100-A10-like translates to MLNTHVYHLDFIIDNIVRWLLYHPSICYPSIRYIFSRLAVCPSQPIVPAAPQAKVSTDLTKMPSQMEHAMETMMFMFHKFAGDEGYLTKEDLRVLMEKEFPGFLENQKDPLAVDKIMKDLDQCRDGKVGFQSFFLLIAGLTIACNDYFVIHMKQKGKK, encoded by the coding sequence ATAATTGATAACATTGTGAGATGGTTGCtttatcatccatccatctgttatCCATCTATAAGATACATTTTTAGTAGACTGGCCGTGTGTCCCAGCCAGCCAATTGTCCCCGCCGCGCCTCAGGCCAAGGTTTCAACAGACCTCACCAAAATGCCATCTCAAATGGAACATGCCATGGAAACCATGATGTTCATGTTTCACAAGTTTGCTGGGGATGAAGGCTACTTAACAAAGGAGGACCTGAGAGTACTCATGGAAAAGGAGTTCCCTGGATTTTTGGAAAATCAAAAAGACCCTCTGGCCGTGGACAAAATAATGAAGGACCTGGACCAGTGCCGAGACGGCAAAGTGGGCTTCCAGAGCTTCTTCTTGCTAATTGCTGGGCTCACCATCGCATGCAATGACTATTTTGTAATACACATGAAGCAGAAGGGAAAGAAGTAG